Within Planococcus citri chromosome 2, ihPlaCitr1.1, whole genome shotgun sequence, the genomic segment tctaaatttgaaatttctccgtgagttttcaacaaaaaaaataaatttttttacacaatatactagagtctttggcatttcgaatggtatactcgaaaaaaaattttgataattttttctaccctttaaagccaaaaagctagagggggtccatatttataccttctcctctacataaaaattattcatattcaCATCAACAATCTACGGTTCATGTTGTTTGACTTTCACAGGTGAGGCATCCTTACTGTAGAATTATATCATCGCCGGTAATTTGGGCACTACTAGTGAACAAATTTGCTATGATAGCAGGAATGACTTTCATAGGTACCTTTCTCCCGATGTATGTCAAAGGTAAGTGAGAAAACGCTTCACGTTTTGAAAACTACTAAAAGCATACTTTTGATCACGATCTAACCTTCAAAATTACAGACGTAACTAAAAAGGATATCAAAGAAGTAGGAATAATTTCTTCGATACCAAACACTGTCAACATTTTTATGCTTCCAATTTGCGGAATATTATTGGATTATGGTAAAAGCATTAGCATTTCAGAGACTCTGGTAACTTATCAATAATTTCTTATCCTATTCACGAAAATTCCATGTTTTGAGttaattttcagagattttaatgttgttgtttttttcagagtatttacataattttatacgtttttaaaacttttttatgcattttcggctcatttcattgaaatatcatcatcatcacttgACAgagtgtccactcatttctggaaatgatttttcctgacttttccaggttttccagaccaatctTTCcttttttccagaccatttttctcaattttattatcTAGGCTCACCCCACACTTTAattaaagaagttttttttgggggggagggggtaatttttttcataagcttctcttcgaactggatacttcttcggatataaaaaacagcttaaCTTTGATTCTTAACTTTTCtgattcaaaataaataaaacacgcatcaagtttggccaattgataaaatacattATGTATTCAtataacttatgaaaatttttcttttttttttttttgaattttgaaggcctcaaaatgtgaaatgtgttcatttcaaaatgagagacaaattggcccgagcgaagcaggggcgaaaatttttgaaaattttcatttcaagatgcctgaaaacgagttttttttttgaatgcgaagaacgtgtttattttttgttttttacattttaatattgaaatggatgtttttttgaaggaagtttactcttgaaaaagaaaagagaacaggctcgagcgaagcgagggcggaagcttctgagaatttgagtttcgagaggcataaaaacgaggtttttttatgtgaggacgagtagcttttttttggcttttaaaattttggaatatttgaattatgtttttttttgaaggaatttgattttgaaaaagaatacagaacaggcccaagcgagggcgaaagctcttgtaaatttgtatgtattttgagatgcttaaaaatgatgttttcttcgtgaggagttcattttttggcataaaaacttgatttttataatctagaaattttcatgttgcctctgaaaaagaaaagaaaacaagcccgagcgaagcgagggcaaaagattttgaaaatttgcgtttcgagaagtataaaacagtgtttttctcTCATCACAGgtctttattcaaaattttcaattgatcgtttttttcaaaattccagggattttgcatgaaaattacgaaatttcctttttccagaccgaccaaattccctgacttttccaggttttccaggttttccagacctgtggacACCCTGCTTGAAGTATAATTCTTTTAAATATTGCCTTGCACCGAATGTTTTcacattatcaatttttcatgcatttttgtcaCTTTCAAATTTAGGatgaatttcttctttttttttttttgcatttccaaGTATTTCCACATGATTTCAACACGTTAtgtattttcacaatttattgAGCATTTTAAGCGAATTTCGCAGCAAATTTATTCACTAAAATTTCCCTACCTTTGTTAAtaattcagtgatttttatatgCTTCTAAgtaagtgtttttaaaaaagacgaTTTGGCCCCCTCgaactgagaaattttttagaacaaGAGTGGTGCTAATTATTTGATCATTtgtcaacttcaaaattttaatacctattaatagccaaaaacttatgaattttttttaatttttgaatttggcaaCAATGACTAAAAAGTCACAGTAATTCattaaaagttaaaaaattagAGTTCAACATATCAAGTTGagtaaatgctcaaaaaataaaaatctcgaTCATTTCAGATACACAAAATCTTGATCGGAGGTTCGTTCATCTTTACTGGTATTTTATTCGCAAGCGCAGCAATGATTTCCAATTTCACGGTATCGATTGTATCTTTTATATTGATTCAGACATTCCAATTTATCGTAGCTATGGTATCACAgtacgtattttaatttttttttgtactcagGTTTTGTACTTATACCCATCTACGTTTGAGTAAAACTCCACTAACCCCagcatgattttttgaacaggGTAATCCTTATCAGCATCGCACCAAATAGCAGTAGTATTATAGCAGGACTTACGACCCTTGTAACTGCACTAAGCTCCATAGGAACACGGAATACGATAGCTTCAATGACCACCGATCACGTAAGTACTTAAATACCCTACTCTGATTCAACGTCAagtaataatgtaggtacctatctaaattaaAATAAGCCAAATTGGaacttactcgtatttgcaGACTTTGGAAGAATGGAATCACTGTATACTTCTAACGAGTGGTATTTCACTGTTGGGTGGTGTATTTTTCATATTGTGGGGGTCCAGCGAAACTCAGCCGTGGTCAGTTACACCGAGCTATAGTCAAGACGATCAGAAAACCCATCAGACAAACACAAAAGTGACAAAATAGTGATCTATCAATGCAACACATTGTACCAAGAAAATGAATTACGTGTAcctttcgaataaaaatagataaacggAGCAAGATGATCAGGGATGTCAGACCGATAAAAAGGTGGGAAAATGATACCTCATTGTCCAGATTATAAGGTTAATGACTGTATATCTCCATAAATGACGAATAAATATtcaaacaacaacaataattaTACATTTGATTACCTAACTTTATTTCTGCACCCTATGGAATACCAACCCATATAAATGTATAATATACTAGAATATGTGGGGAAAATGTctacgttttcaaaaatgattatgaacctcaaaaaaaaattcacacttttcgACATACTGAAACGCAGAATTTTTGGCAGGCAAGGACCACcaaatagaataattttaacaataaaattacccacaataaaaaattaaagaataattttcaaatagataACCGTGCATTCTTGATAagctacctataggtaggtGAGTTTCTAAAACAagcacaaaaattggaattaccTACGTTTGCTAAAGATTATTCTAATCATGCCACCTTGCACTTGATAAtgcaaaatacataattatgattTTGATGAATTAGAAACaaacaattaggtaggtagcaAAATTGCATCAACTACGTGAAGTGAAATACATATTTGTTTCGTCGTTTGCTGttgcaaaatgaaatcaaaaaccagTGACCAAAGCATAGGCCTACAGCTCGAAGCCCAGCaggcaaaattactgtaatGACACCATAATTTACAgcgatttgaaaaatctgccaaaGGTAACGATATTTATTGATTACAGAAAGACACCAATATCCCAGCCATCGCCGATATGGTCCTCGAAAAGATTTTTAGTCGCTTTGTTGATGGCGATGTGCCATTTGAATTCAGCCTTCAGTCGGAACAACATCAGTATCGCTCTTATTGAGATGACCTATCCTAAAGAAATAAGAGATGGAAATACAACGAAAATTCAGGTAAGATAATACCAATTAGAGTTAATTTTCCACCTCTGTGCGTTCtttgattttaattaatatCAAGGATCTGATTACTGCAGCCACCAGAATTTTACTGGGATTCCACCACCATAGGATTAACCCTGAGCATTTTTTATTACGGAGGACTAGTGTCAATTTTGGGCAGTTACTTCGTGAGCCGAATAGGAGGAGCAACATTCTGTGTTTTAACCACGATGTCGTCTGGGATCATAACCATATTGCATCCGATCACCCTGCAGTAcagttttttcttatttttagtgtGTCGATTCCTAGTTGGGATCTCCGAAGTAAAGATAAAAgtttcttgcattttttgacACATGGATAATCTAGAAAGGTTCTCATTTCAACACCTATGCTTATAGTGTTTATTGAATATAAGTATCACCGAAGTATCTTCGCAATGGACCCCGAAAAACGAAAGATCGAAACTCACAGCCATTTCTGAGGCAGGAATTAACGTCGGCGTGGCCATTGTACACGGAGTTTGTGCTTTCGTAGCTCATTACTGGGGCTGGCAAATGATATTTTACGTCACAGGTAATAACATTTtcatcgatgatttttttcattgaaaaagtaaaaaagatcGTCTGCAAGAAACTCTTAATAACAGAAGTTCGTGAACAATATTACATAATGATCATCCACAGGAAGTATATCGTTGATCACGTCATcagtttgttttattttcgtaaaaaatcgaCCTTCGGATGATAAACGGATATCTAAAGAAGAGCTTATGTACATACAAGAGAGAACTGCAAATTCCACCAAAAAACAGGTGAGAAAAACGACAAACTAAAATTTATCAAGTAAAATTAGGTCTTATTGACATAAACAACCTACGGTTCATTTGATTTGACTTTTACAGGTGAAGCATCCTTACTGGAAAATTATATCATCGCCGGTAATTTGGGCACTCCTGGTGGACAAATTTGCCATGATGGCAGCAATGACTTTCATAGGTACTTTTCTGCCCATGTATGTCAAAGGTGAGAAAACGATTCACGTTTTGAAAACTACCGAAAGCATAAATAAGTAAGGTACGAGTACTTTTGATCACAATCAAACCTTCAAAATTATGCAGATATAACTAACAAGGATATCAAAGAAGTAGGAATAATTTCGTCAATACCAAACGCTGTCATTATTTTTATGCTTCCAATTTGCGGAATATTATTGGATTATGGAAAAAGCAATAGCATTTCAGAGACTCTGGTAggtaactttttaatttttcatcctcTGATATCACAGCAGGGAGTTTAAGTGGTGTGAGTCGTCATCCCTtaggaaaaaattcagttattTAGTCTCAGTTATCTCAGTCGTGaggagaaaactgaaattgattttttttttcaaagttacttTATTATCGacccatttttaaatttcaccgTCAACCGTCCAACTCATCTGCTCATCCTGTACCTGGCATGAAAAGAAAGCTTTCTCCACAAtttaatcttttatttttttgaaaattttcacagcaatttcattttttagaatcttgtcaaattatcaaatttttttttcttcaccaagTAAATTAGTACTTACTTTTTCATGCTATTTTGTCCACTAAACGGTGGCACTTGAAGgaaattttgagtcattttttatataaaatactcattttaagTATGTCTATTTCAAGTATTTCAAGGTTTCACTTGACCGAtgattttgatggtttttggggggagggggggtggagGGCTATTCtttacgaaaagaaaaaacattaggtaaccctttttccacattttaccacgaaattttctcaaaattcaccaaaattctttcagatttgagtaattttcatgtttttttcaatgtctttacatttatttatacatttttggctcatttcATTGAAACGACATATTTTTAAAGTAAGTGTACTTATAAttcttgggaatttttttgttttattcgagTGTTTTCACATTATTTAAACGTAAGTGCAACaatttttcgtgcatttttgtcaaatttcaaaaaaatttcaacacgtttttcCAATTTactatgatattttttttttttgcattttcaagtaggtacctacctagtccTAACCTACATAATTTCCATGATTTTAATtacattcattcatttttgtatttagAGTTGATGCTCACTGATGAATTTTGGACGGGTGGGTGACCTGAAAGGTGGTTGAGGAGTTCCCAAAATGGCATGAATCAATTTAtctgtaaaaattataaaacattaAACAAATTTGACGAATAGGTATGGTCAAAGTTTGAGTTGATAGTGTAGTTGAATGTCGATCTTTTATGTtacttttcgagaaaaaaaattcagccaaaattgacaatttgggCGGAAAaccccacaaaaaaaatcagttttttgcatttttgaacgTCTTTTCActtagaataaaaaattctgaaaaaaaaacatgtgttCAATTGTTCAcaacataatatttttttcatgattacgCCCCTGAATGCGCGTTTAGCCCAGAAGAcgtgcttgaaaaaatttcaaaaaatttccattaacagatatcatttttggaactgaggaaattttttagaaaaagagaGGTGCTAATTTTTAGGtcatttgtcaatttcaaaaattcgagatcaataaccaaaaacttatgaagtttttaaattggcaataacgatcaaaaaattaccactaattcaccagaaattacctgacaaaaaatcaaaagaagtcTGACAAGTCAATTTGTGTAAACGATCATAAAATATCGATCATTTCAGATGCACAAAATCTTAATCGGAGGTTCCTTTATCCTGACTGGTATTTTATTCGCAAGCGCAGCAATGATTTCCAATTTCACAGTATCAATTATATCTTTTATATTGATTCAGACATTCCAATTTATCGTGGCTATGGTATCACAGTacgtaattcaaatttttctgtacTCAAGATATGTACCTGTATAGGTACCCAAGTATCCATTTACATGTAATGATTTTTTGTACAGGATAATCCTTATCAGCATCGCACCAAATAGCAGTAGTATTATAGCAGGACTCAGCACCGTTGTAACTGCACTAAGCTCCATAGGAACACGCAATACAATAGCATCTATGACCACTGATCACGTAAGTACATACTCTGATTCACCTTTAAGTAAAAAAGTAGGTTAACTAAAATAGGCCAAATTGGAACTAATTGCAGACTTTGGAAGAATGGGATCACTGTATACTTATAATGAGTGGTATTTCACTGTTGGGTGGTGTATTTTTCATATTGTGCGGGTCCAGCGAAACTCAGCCGTGGTCAATTGCATCGAGCTATGATCAAGACGATCAGAAAACCCAGACTGACACAAAGTTGACAAAATAGCGATGCATTTTCTATATATTGTATCAATAGTAATATGAATTATGAGTACCACTCGAATAAAAATTAGATAAACAAAAGACGAAAACAATATAATAGATACCTACTATACTGATCTATCgatcaaccatttttttttttttcaaaattcttggaTAGTTTACAATAGTCTGATGGATGAAGCAGTCAACAGGCATCAATTGCTTTCATATTTCTGATAGGAACTCAAAATGGTTTTGGTGGAATACTTAAACTCACTTTTAATCGATTTGGCggagtcaaaaataggatacatAGTTACCAAATTCAGGTTTCCAAGTCcacttgttgaaattttatttttcatttttcaagtggcCATTTTAGGGTACATTTGGGTGCCCAGATTTGGCTTTTCACAAATTCGATATGGCcacattttgggcaaaaaatatgtaattttgaaaacgaaattttttgcataaactttcatcaaattttaaaaagtaaagtGTCCAAAAGATGCGAGATTCTCTCCACTTCATCTATGACTTGTCAAGTTGGattaatcccccccccccccaaaaaaaaaaaacaagatggGTACATTCGagcatatttttcttttttttcaagtgccgAAGCGTAAAATTTCTGTATAAGGCATGGGCCTCCAAATGGGATAATTCATCTCCTAAGAACGACGAATTAggcacaatgaaaaaaattcacgaaaaccTAATTTTCAGCCAGATAATGATGTATTTCTGATAAGgtataattttctaaaacaaaCACAAGAATCATAATTACGTTTGCAGAAGATTATTATAAGTAAGTCATGCGAATTTGCActtgataatgaaaaatatgattttgacaaatttcc encodes:
- the LOC135837187 gene encoding sialin-like, which codes for MKSKTSDQSIGLQLEAQQAKLLKTPISQPSPIWSSKRFLVALLMAMCHLNSAFSRNNISIALIEMTYPKEIRDGNTTKIQPPEFYWDSTTIGLTLSIFYYGGLVSILGSYFVSRIGGATFCVLTTMSSGIITILHPITLQYSFFLFLVCRFLVGISECLLNISITEVSSQWTPKNERSKLTAISEAGINVGVAIVHGVCAFVAHYWGWQMIFYVTGSISLITSSVCFIFVKNRPSDDKRISKEELMYIQERTANSTKKQVKHPYWKIISSPVIWALLVDKFAMMAAMTFIGTFLPMYVKDITNKDIKEVGIISSIPNAVIIFMLPICGILLDYGKSNSISETLMHKILIGGSFILTGILFASAAMISNFTVSIISFILIQTFQFIVAMVSQIILISIAPNSSSIIAGLSTVVTALSSIGTRNTIASMTTDHTLEEWDHCILIMSGISLLGGVFFILCGSSETQPWSIASSYDQDDQKTQTDTKLTK